GAAAAGATAAAAACAAGCAAAAACAAAAAACCTGTCACCTGCCAAGCATCTCTTCCGTAGTTATCAATACAGAATCTGCAAGCGCAGTCAGGTCGTACCCGCCCTCAAGGGAAAATACAGTGGGGAGTCCATCTGCTGCTGTGAGTATACCCCTTGCTATACTTCTTATCCCCTCATCCGTCACATGAATGCCGGAGAGGGGGTCTTTTGCGTGTATATCGTAGCCAGCTGATATCAGGATGATATCAGGATTAAAAGAAGAGACAAGCCCCTGGAGCACCTCCGTATATATATGTGTGTACTCTTTATCCCCTGAACCGGACGGTAAGGGGATATTATACGTAAACCCCTCTCCCTTACCGGAGCCCCTCTCACGCTCACTTCCGGTGCCGGGATAATGGGGGTACTGGTGGGTACTGAAGTAGAAGACCGTATCGTCCTCATAAAAAATATGCTCTGTGCCGTTACCGTGGTGGACATCAAAATCGACTATAAAGACCCTGTCATACCCCAATCTCCGGGCATATCCGGCCCCCACAGCCACGTTGTTGAATATGCAGAACCCCATGGCCCTGTCTGCCTCTGCATGGTGTCCCGGCGGGCGGACTGCACAGAATGCACTATTTATAACACCCTGATGACACTTCTCAATGGCTTCCATAACTGCGCCGGCAGCATGGAGAGCCGCCTCAAGGGTCCCTTCGGACATAAAGGTATCAGCATCAAGATAACCTGTGCCGAAGTTTTTTATCCTCTCAACATAGTCATGGGTATGAACAGCCTCTATCTCTTCAAAACCTGCCTTTCTGGGTTTGAGATGGATGAGGGACTCCCATATATCGGATTTCTGCAGTCTGTTGTGTATTGACTTAAGGCGTTGCGGAGATTCAGGATGCCACTCGGGTGTCAGATGATTCAGGAAGACGGCGTCATAAATAAATCCTGCCTTTTTCATGGACGCTCCATCTAAACGGTTACAATTTTTAACTCTTCCACCCGGCCTTCTTTTATGCTGAAGGCACGC
This window of the Nitrospirota bacterium genome carries:
- a CDS encoding histone deacetylase, translating into MKKAGFIYDAVFLNHLTPEWHPESPQRLKSIHNRLQKSDIWESLIHLKPRKAGFEEIEAVHTHDYVERIKNFGTGYLDADTFMSEGTLEAALHAAGAVMEAIEKCHQGVINSAFCAVRPPGHHAEADRAMGFCIFNNVAVGAGYARRLGYDRVFIVDFDVHHGNGTEHIFYEDDTVFYFSTHQYPHYPGTGSERERGSGKGEGFTYNIPLPSGSGDKEYTHIYTEVLQGLVSSFNPDIILISAGYDIHAKDPLSGIHVTDEGIRSIARGILTAADGLPTVFSLEGGYDLTALADSVLITTEEMLGR